Proteins co-encoded in one Neovison vison isolate M4711 chromosome 9, ASM_NN_V1, whole genome shotgun sequence genomic window:
- the ECM2 gene encoding extracellular matrix protein 2 isoform X1, whose translation MKFAGLLCFLLLIIFQTDCGQNEETPRKQRRKAYYRRLRKSSSPTHRSGGQLGIQQAMVTPAATVPVLTLDYSTEEKSDSDSFPSFLGVESSYNVLPGRQGHCLVNGMTMYNRAVWSPEPCTTCLCLNGRVLCDETMCHPPTCSQTVTPEGECCPVCSDAATSRGTALSDRSEFSGDSSEQREPTNLPHKQLPPRRVEMDQVLQKEELQFEEDEEGSKEDEDGEQKKQIPGPGEQGRPLSEGRSRGEAEERPRAEGRRAHPQRHPAREEEEEDEEEEEGEEEEEEEEGEEEEGEEEELDGTLRGDVFRGPSRPLVPPPPRGRPPLPSGCSLSYRTISCISAGLTQVPPLTAPEITSLELFGNAITSVPDGAFNGLPNLERLDLSKNNITSAGIGAKAFKLLKKLMRLNMDGNNLAEIPSELPSALEELKINENNLQAINEESLSDLNQLVTLELEGNNLSETNVNPLAFKSLKSLSYLRLGRNKFRIIPQGLPASIEELYLENNQIEEITEICFNHTRKINVIVLSYNKIEESRIAPLAWINQENLESIDLSYNKLYHVPSYLPKSLLHLVLLGNQIERIPGYVFGHMEPGLEYLYLSFNRLSDDGVDRVSFYGAYHSLRELFLDHNDLKSIPPGIQEMKALHFLRLNNNKIRNILPEQICNAEEEGDSTLEHLHLENNFIKTREISSYAFSCIRSYSSIVLKPQNIK comes from the exons ATGAAATTTGCAGGTTTGCTTTGCTTCCTTCTGCTTATCATTTTTCAAACTGATTGTGGACAAAATGAAGAAACGCCCAGGAAGCAGCGGAGGAAGGCGTATTACAGGAGACTGAGGAAAAGCTCCTCGCCCACCCACAGGTCTGGTGGGCAGCTGGGGATCCAGCAGGCCATGGTCACACCAGCAGCAACAGTGCCTGTGCTGACCTTGGATTACAGCACAGAGGAGAAGTCTGACTCTGACTCCTTTCCAAGTTTTCTTGGAGTAGAATCAAGTTATAATGTGTTGCCAG GAAGGCAGGGTCACTGTCTGGTCAATGGGATGACCATGTACAACCGAGCTGTGTGGTCTCCTGAGCCGTGCACTACCTGCCTCTGCTTGAATGGAAGAGTGCTTTGTGACGAAACTATGTGCCACCCTCCGACGTGCTCCCAAACAGTTACCCCCGAAGGAGAGTGCTGCCCAGTCTGCTCTGACGCTG CAACCTCCCGTGGTACAGCATTAAGTGATAGAAGTGAATTTTCTGGTGATTCTTCAGAACAAAGAGAACCTACCAACTTACCTCACAAGCAACTGCCACCTCGTCGGGTGGAAATGGACCAAGTGTTGCAAAAAGAGGAACTTCAGTTTGAGGAGGATgaagaaggaagtaaagaagaTGAAGATGGGGAGCAAAAGAAACAGATCCCTGGACCTGGAGAGCAGGGGAGACCTCTCAGTGAGGGGCggagcagaggagaggcagaggagagacccCGAGCAGAGGGGAGGCGGGCCCATCCACAAAGACATCCagcaagggaggaggaagaggaggacgaggaagaggaggagggggaagaggaggaagaggaggaggagggagaggaagaggagggagaggaagaggagcttGACGGCACCCTTAGAGGAGACGTGTTCAGGGGGCCCTCCAGACCCCTGgtcccccctcctcccagaggCAGGCCGCCTCTGCCCAGCGGGTGCTCCCTGTCCTACAGGACCATCAGCTGCATCAGCGCCGGCCTCACACAGGTACCACCGCTCACAGCACCAGAGATAACAAGCCTGGAGCTCTTTG GCAATGCCATCACCAGTGTTCCCGACGGAGCCTTCAACGGACTGCCGAATTTGGAAAGGCTCGATCTGAGCAAAAACAACATCACCTCCGCAGGCATCGGCGCAAAAGCATTCAAG CTTCTGAAGAAGTTAATGCGCCTGAATATGGATGGAAACAATCTGGCAGAGATTCCTTCAGAATTACCATCTGCATTAGAAGAACTTAAAATCAATGAGAACAACCTGCAGGCTATCAATGAAGAAAGCTTATCAG accTAAATCAACTGGTCACCTTAGAGTTGGAAGGAAACAATCTCAGTGAAACCAATGTGAATCCCCTGGCTTTCAAATCTTTGAAGAGCCTATCCTACCTGCGTCTTGgaagaaataaattcagaattaTACCACAGGGCCTTCCTGCTTCTATTGAG GAATTATACCTAGAAAATAACCAAATTGAAGAAATAACTGAGATCTGTTTCAACCACACCAGAAAGATCAATGTCATTGTGCTAAGTTATAATAAAATTGAGGAAAGCAGGATTGCTCCTCTAGCCTGGATAAATCAAGA AAATCTAGAGTCCATCGACCTCTCCTACAACAAGCTCTACCACGTCCCCTCCTACCTGCCCAAGTCCCTGCTGCACCTCGTGCTCCTCGGGAACCAGATCGAGCGCATCCCCGGCTATGTGTTTGGCCACATGGAGCCAGGCCTGGAGTACCTGTACCTGTCATTTAACAGACTCTCGGACGACGGTGTGGACCGCGTCTCCTTCTATGGGGCGTATCATTCTCTGAGAGAGCTGTTTCTGGATCACAATGACTTAAAATCTATACCACCTGGGATACAGGAAATGAAAGCACTACATTTTCTGAGGCTGAACAACAACAAGATACG GAATATTCTTCCAGAACAAATTTGCAACGCTGAAGAAGAAGGTGATTCAACCCTGGAGCATCTTCAtcttgaaaacaattttattaaaacaagagaaatatcATCCTATGCATTTTCGTGCATAAGATCATACTCAAGTATAGTTCTTAAACCACAAAATATCAAGTAA
- the ECM2 gene encoding extracellular matrix protein 2 isoform X2, protein MKFAGLLCFLLLIIFQTDCGQNEETPRKQRRKAYYRRLRKSSSPTHRSGGQLGIQQAMVTPAATVPVLTLDYSTEEKSDSDSFPSFLGVESSYNVLPGRQGHCLVNGMTMYNRAVWSPEPCTTCLCLNGRVLCDETMCHPPTCSQTVTPEGECCPVCSDAEQREPTNLPHKQLPPRRVEMDQVLQKEELQFEEDEEGSKEDEDGEQKKQIPGPGEQGRPLSEGRSRGEAEERPRAEGRRAHPQRHPAREEEEEDEEEEEGEEEEEEEEGEEEEGEEEELDGTLRGDVFRGPSRPLVPPPPRGRPPLPSGCSLSYRTISCISAGLTQVPPLTAPEITSLELFGNAITSVPDGAFNGLPNLERLDLSKNNITSAGIGAKAFKLLKKLMRLNMDGNNLAEIPSELPSALEELKINENNLQAINEESLSDLNQLVTLELEGNNLSETNVNPLAFKSLKSLSYLRLGRNKFRIIPQGLPASIEELYLENNQIEEITEICFNHTRKINVIVLSYNKIEESRIAPLAWINQENLESIDLSYNKLYHVPSYLPKSLLHLVLLGNQIERIPGYVFGHMEPGLEYLYLSFNRLSDDGVDRVSFYGAYHSLRELFLDHNDLKSIPPGIQEMKALHFLRLNNNKIRNILPEQICNAEEEGDSTLEHLHLENNFIKTREISSYAFSCIRSYSSIVLKPQNIK, encoded by the exons ATGAAATTTGCAGGTTTGCTTTGCTTCCTTCTGCTTATCATTTTTCAAACTGATTGTGGACAAAATGAAGAAACGCCCAGGAAGCAGCGGAGGAAGGCGTATTACAGGAGACTGAGGAAAAGCTCCTCGCCCACCCACAGGTCTGGTGGGCAGCTGGGGATCCAGCAGGCCATGGTCACACCAGCAGCAACAGTGCCTGTGCTGACCTTGGATTACAGCACAGAGGAGAAGTCTGACTCTGACTCCTTTCCAAGTTTTCTTGGAGTAGAATCAAGTTATAATGTGTTGCCAG GAAGGCAGGGTCACTGTCTGGTCAATGGGATGACCATGTACAACCGAGCTGTGTGGTCTCCTGAGCCGTGCACTACCTGCCTCTGCTTGAATGGAAGAGTGCTTTGTGACGAAACTATGTGCCACCCTCCGACGTGCTCCCAAACAGTTACCCCCGAAGGAGAGTGCTGCCCAGTCTGCTCTGACGCTG AACAAAGAGAACCTACCAACTTACCTCACAAGCAACTGCCACCTCGTCGGGTGGAAATGGACCAAGTGTTGCAAAAAGAGGAACTTCAGTTTGAGGAGGATgaagaaggaagtaaagaagaTGAAGATGGGGAGCAAAAGAAACAGATCCCTGGACCTGGAGAGCAGGGGAGACCTCTCAGTGAGGGGCggagcagaggagaggcagaggagagacccCGAGCAGAGGGGAGGCGGGCCCATCCACAAAGACATCCagcaagggaggaggaagaggaggacgaggaagaggaggagggggaagaggaggaagaggaggaggagggagaggaagaggagggagaggaagaggagcttGACGGCACCCTTAGAGGAGACGTGTTCAGGGGGCCCTCCAGACCCCTGgtcccccctcctcccagaggCAGGCCGCCTCTGCCCAGCGGGTGCTCCCTGTCCTACAGGACCATCAGCTGCATCAGCGCCGGCCTCACACAGGTACCACCGCTCACAGCACCAGAGATAACAAGCCTGGAGCTCTTTG GCAATGCCATCACCAGTGTTCCCGACGGAGCCTTCAACGGACTGCCGAATTTGGAAAGGCTCGATCTGAGCAAAAACAACATCACCTCCGCAGGCATCGGCGCAAAAGCATTCAAG CTTCTGAAGAAGTTAATGCGCCTGAATATGGATGGAAACAATCTGGCAGAGATTCCTTCAGAATTACCATCTGCATTAGAAGAACTTAAAATCAATGAGAACAACCTGCAGGCTATCAATGAAGAAAGCTTATCAG accTAAATCAACTGGTCACCTTAGAGTTGGAAGGAAACAATCTCAGTGAAACCAATGTGAATCCCCTGGCTTTCAAATCTTTGAAGAGCCTATCCTACCTGCGTCTTGgaagaaataaattcagaattaTACCACAGGGCCTTCCTGCTTCTATTGAG GAATTATACCTAGAAAATAACCAAATTGAAGAAATAACTGAGATCTGTTTCAACCACACCAGAAAGATCAATGTCATTGTGCTAAGTTATAATAAAATTGAGGAAAGCAGGATTGCTCCTCTAGCCTGGATAAATCAAGA AAATCTAGAGTCCATCGACCTCTCCTACAACAAGCTCTACCACGTCCCCTCCTACCTGCCCAAGTCCCTGCTGCACCTCGTGCTCCTCGGGAACCAGATCGAGCGCATCCCCGGCTATGTGTTTGGCCACATGGAGCCAGGCCTGGAGTACCTGTACCTGTCATTTAACAGACTCTCGGACGACGGTGTGGACCGCGTCTCCTTCTATGGGGCGTATCATTCTCTGAGAGAGCTGTTTCTGGATCACAATGACTTAAAATCTATACCACCTGGGATACAGGAAATGAAAGCACTACATTTTCTGAGGCTGAACAACAACAAGATACG GAATATTCTTCCAGAACAAATTTGCAACGCTGAAGAAGAAGGTGATTCAACCCTGGAGCATCTTCAtcttgaaaacaattttattaaaacaagagaaatatcATCCTATGCATTTTCGTGCATAAGATCATACTCAAGTATAGTTCTTAAACCACAAAATATCAAGTAA